Proteins from one Acidiphilium multivorum AIU301 genomic window:
- a CDS encoding SDR family NAD(P)-dependent oxidoreductase → MDGTGRDDVAVVFGAGGGIGGALVAALAGDRRFAAVIGLGRGSAPRFDLLDEASIADAVRAVAARGAIRLAIDATGFLHDAAQMPEKSLRELDAARLARSFALNAIGPALLMKHLLPALPREGRAVFATLSARVGSIGDNRLGGWYGYRASKAALNQFVRTAAVELARRSPAAICVALHPGTVATGLSSPFAASGLDVQAPEVAAARLLAVIDRLTSAESGGFFDHRGEAVPW, encoded by the coding sequence ATGGACGGAACGGGACGGGATGATGTGGCGGTGGTGTTCGGCGCGGGCGGCGGCATTGGCGGCGCGCTGGTGGCAGCCCTTGCGGGCGATCGGCGTTTCGCCGCGGTGATCGGGCTCGGGCGGGGCAGCGCGCCGCGCTTCGACCTGCTCGATGAGGCCAGCATTGCCGACGCGGTGCGGGCGGTGGCGGCGCGGGGCGCCATTCGCCTCGCGATCGATGCGACCGGCTTCCTGCACGATGCGGCACAGATGCCGGAGAAGAGCCTGCGCGAGCTGGACGCGGCGCGCCTTGCCCGCAGTTTCGCACTGAACGCGATCGGCCCGGCGCTGCTGATGAAGCATCTGCTGCCGGCCTTGCCGCGCGAGGGGCGGGCGGTGTTCGCGACGCTGTCGGCGCGGGTTGGCAGCATCGGCGATAACCGGCTCGGCGGGTGGTATGGCTATCGCGCGTCGAAGGCGGCGCTGAACCAGTTCGTGCGGACGGCCGCGGTGGAGCTGGCGCGGCGGTCGCCGGCGGCGATCTGCGTCGCGCTGCATCCGGGCACGGTGGCGACGGGGCTTTCGTCCCCTTTCGCCGCCAGCGGGCTCGACGTGCAGGCGCCGGAGGTGGCGGCGGCGCGGCTGCTGGCGGTGATCGACCGGCTTACCTCAGCCGAGAGCGGCGGGTTTTTCGACCATCGCGGCGAGGCGGTGCCGTGGTAG
- the dnaQ gene encoding DNA polymerase III subunit epsilon — MSRAVLFDTETTGLEPLGGDRVIEVAAIELWNDLPTGKVFHTLIDPERDIPAEASRVHGMTSADVAGKPKFAEIAAELLEFFAEDPLVAHNAPFDFGFLDAEFARIGRAALDRARMIDTLALAKQRFPGMPNSLDALCRRFDIDLSARTTHNALLDCKLLAEVYVELTGGRQRGLDLAAESTIRLVEYRSEGPRTPRPIVASAAELAAHEAFIEKLKEPVWRLDQAAPTDQSAKA, encoded by the coding sequence ATGTCGCGCGCGGTGCTGTTCGATACGGAAACGACGGGGTTGGAGCCGCTTGGCGGCGACCGGGTGATCGAGGTCGCGGCGATCGAGCTGTGGAACGACCTGCCGACCGGCAAGGTGTTCCACACGCTGATCGACCCCGAACGCGACATTCCCGCCGAGGCGAGCCGGGTGCATGGCATGACCAGCGCGGATGTCGCCGGCAAGCCGAAATTCGCCGAGATCGCCGCCGAATTGCTGGAGTTCTTCGCTGAGGATCCGCTGGTCGCGCATAACGCGCCGTTCGATTTCGGCTTTCTCGACGCCGAGTTCGCCCGTATCGGCCGCGCCGCCCTCGACAGGGCGAGGATGATCGACACGCTGGCGCTGGCCAAGCAGCGCTTTCCGGGGATGCCGAACTCGCTCGACGCGCTGTGCCGGCGCTTCGACATCGATCTCTCCGCCCGCACCACCCATAACGCGCTGCTCGACTGCAAGCTGCTCGCGGAGGTTTATGTCGAGCTGACCGGCGGGCGGCAGCGCGGGCTCGACCTTGCCGCCGAGAGCACGATCCGCCTCGTCGAATATCGCAGCGAGGGGCCGCGCACGCCGCGCCCGATCGTCGCGAGTGCGGCGGAGCTGGCCGCGCACGAGGCGTTCATCGAGAAGCTGAAGGAGCCGGTCTGGCGGCTCGATCAGGCTGCACCGACCGACCAGAGCGCGAAGGCGTAA
- the purU gene encoding formyltetrahydrofolate deformylase, with amino-acid sequence MSSILTLSCRNRPGIVGAVGHFLHAHGQDIREAQQFDDRASGRFFMRVVFAPVGDAPSSGLEAEFAAVGREFGMDWEITPSGHRMRTMILVSRFDHCLVDLVYRQRIGELPMDIVGVIANHPRESYAHLDLDGIPFHHLPIAPDTKMEQEAEVWRLMRESGAELAILARYMQVLSDGLVAKLAGRCINIHHSFLPGFKGAKPYHQAYARGVKLIGATAHYVTTALDEGPIIEQDVERISHGDTPEALVRKGRDIERRVLARAVLGHLERRVFISGSKTVVFAG; translated from the coding sequence ATGAGCTCCATCCTGACCCTTTCCTGCCGCAACCGGCCCGGCATTGTCGGCGCCGTCGGCCATTTCCTGCACGCGCACGGGCAGGACATCCGCGAGGCGCAGCAATTCGACGACCGGGCGAGCGGGCGCTTCTTCATGCGCGTGGTGTTTGCCCCGGTGGGCGACGCGCCTTCCTCCGGGCTGGAGGCGGAGTTCGCCGCGGTCGGGCGCGAGTTCGGGATGGACTGGGAGATCACCCCAAGCGGGCACCGGATGCGGACGATGATCCTCGTCTCGCGGTTCGATCACTGCCTGGTCGACCTGGTCTATCGGCAGCGGATCGGCGAACTGCCGATGGACATTGTCGGCGTGATCGCCAACCATCCGCGCGAGAGCTACGCCCATCTCGATCTCGACGGGATTCCCTTCCATCATCTGCCGATCGCGCCGGATACCAAGATGGAACAGGAGGCCGAGGTGTGGCGGCTGATGCGCGAGAGCGGCGCGGAACTCGCCATCCTCGCGCGCTACATGCAGGTGCTGTCGGACGGGCTGGTGGCGAAGCTGGCCGGGCGCTGCATCAACATCCACCATTCCTTCCTGCCCGGCTTCAAGGGTGCGAAGCCCTATCACCAGGCCTATGCGCGCGGGGTGAAGCTGATCGGCGCGACGGCGCATTATGTCACCACCGCGCTCGACGAGGGGCCGATCATCGAGCAGGATGTCGAGCGCATCTCGCATGGCGACACGCCAGAGGCGCTGGTGCGCAAGGGGCGCGACATCGAGCGCCGGGTGTTGGCGCGCGCCGTGCTCGGCCATCTGGAGCGGCGGGTGTTCATCAGCGGCAGCAAGACGGTGGTGTTCGCCGGCTAG
- a CDS encoding S9 family peptidase, with the protein MNTPNAPQPTPPAAARKPVRIEQLGRVRTDDYAWLRDANWQAVLRDPAALDPEIRAHLVAENAYTDAVLAGTKDLQTTLLAEMKGRIKDDDSTVPAPHGPYAYYRRFDPGAEHPVIARTPRAGGAEQVLLDLPARAKGHAFFSAPAVAHSDDHRLLAWAEDTQGSEVYRIHVREIETGAEPAPPIESCSGDFTFSPCARFIFWVFRDDHGRPTKVFRRALADGGDTLVYAEPDPGFFLGVETSLSGGSILVSAGNQDTSEVWRIPGDDPTAPPALIAPREPGLRYDVDDAGDRLIIRTNADGAVDFKLVEAPLDAPGHAHWRDLVPHRPGRYLVGAFALKHHIVRLERIEANTRIIVAPRDGGAEWEIAQDEPAYVLRAESGLEYDTATIRYVYSSPTTPRQTFDYDLATRTAILRKTQDIPSGHDPARYETRRIDAMAADGASIPVTVLMRRGQALDGAAPLLLYGYGAYGIPMEPWFRTSILSLVDRGWIFAIAHVRGGTEKGWNWFLGGRAAHKMNSFTDFIAAAEALIGGGYARAGNIVAQGGSAGGLLVGAAFTMRPDLWAGVIAEVPFVDVLNTISDDTLPLTPPEWPEWGNPITDPAAYDTIAAYSPYDNLAARAYPPILCTGGLSDPRVTYWEPAKFVARLRALATGPAPALLRIDMEAGHAGAAGRFDALKQTSLNYAFALWSVGAA; encoded by the coding sequence ATGAACACGCCGAACGCGCCCCAACCCACCCCGCCGGCGGCCGCGCGCAAGCCGGTCCGCATCGAACAGCTCGGCCGGGTGCGGACCGATGACTATGCCTGGCTGCGCGATGCCAACTGGCAGGCGGTGCTGCGCGACCCCGCCGCCCTCGATCCCGAGATCCGCGCCCATCTCGTTGCCGAGAACGCCTATACCGATGCCGTGCTCGCCGGCACCAAAGACCTCCAGACGACGCTGCTCGCCGAAATGAAGGGCCGGATCAAGGACGACGACTCGACCGTGCCCGCGCCGCACGGCCCCTACGCCTATTACCGCCGCTTCGATCCGGGCGCCGAGCATCCGGTCATCGCCCGCACGCCCCGCGCCGGCGGCGCCGAACAAGTGCTGCTCGACCTGCCAGCGCGCGCGAAGGGCCATGCCTTCTTCTCCGCCCCGGCGGTCGCGCACAGCGACGACCACCGCCTGCTCGCGTGGGCGGAAGACACCCAAGGGTCGGAAGTCTACCGCATCCATGTCCGCGAGATCGAAACCGGCGCCGAGCCCGCCCCGCCGATCGAATCCTGCAGCGGCGATTTCACCTTTTCCCCCTGCGCGCGCTTCATCTTCTGGGTCTTCCGCGACGATCACGGCCGGCCGACCAAGGTGTTCCGCCGCGCCCTCGCCGATGGCGGCGACACGCTGGTCTACGCCGAGCCCGATCCCGGCTTCTTTCTCGGCGTCGAGACCAGCCTGTCCGGCGGCTCGATCCTCGTCTCCGCCGGCAACCAGGACACCAGCGAGGTCTGGCGCATCCCCGGCGACGACCCGACCGCGCCGCCCGCGCTCATCGCCCCGCGCGAGCCCGGCCTGCGCTACGATGTCGATGATGCCGGCGACCGGCTGATCATCCGCACCAATGCCGACGGCGCGGTGGATTTCAAGCTGGTCGAGGCGCCGCTCGATGCCCCGGGCCATGCGCACTGGCGCGACCTCGTGCCGCACCGGCCGGGCCGCTACCTCGTCGGCGCCTTCGCGCTGAAACACCACATCGTCCGGCTCGAACGGATCGAGGCGAACACCCGCATCATCGTCGCCCCGCGCGATGGCGGCGCCGAGTGGGAGATCGCGCAGGACGAGCCGGCCTATGTGCTGCGCGCCGAATCCGGCCTCGAATACGACACCGCGACGATCCGCTACGTCTATTCCTCGCCCACCACCCCGCGCCAGACCTTCGACTACGATCTGGCCACCCGCACGGCGATCCTGCGCAAGACCCAGGACATTCCCTCCGGCCACGACCCCGCGCGCTACGAAACACGGCGCATCGACGCCATGGCGGCCGATGGCGCGTCGATCCCGGTGACGGTGCTGATGCGCCGCGGCCAGGCGCTGGACGGCGCGGCCCCGCTGCTGCTCTACGGCTACGGCGCCTATGGCATCCCGATGGAGCCGTGGTTCCGCACCTCGATCCTCTCGCTGGTCGATCGCGGCTGGATCTTCGCCATCGCCCATGTCCGCGGCGGCACCGAGAAGGGCTGGAACTGGTTCCTCGGCGGCCGCGCCGCGCACAAGATGAACAGCTTCACCGATTTCATCGCCGCCGCCGAGGCGCTGATCGGCGGCGGCTATGCGCGGGCGGGGAACATCGTCGCCCAGGGCGGCTCGGCCGGCGGGCTGCTGGTCGGCGCCGCCTTCACCATGCGGCCGGATCTCTGGGCCGGGGTGATCGCCGAAGTGCCCTTCGTCGACGTGCTGAACACGATCTCGGATGACACGCTCCCCCTCACCCCGCCGGAATGGCCGGAATGGGGCAACCCGATCACCGATCCCGCCGCCTATGACACGATCGCCGCCTATTCGCCCTATGACAACCTGGCGGCGCGCGCCTACCCGCCGATCCTGTGCACCGGCGGCCTGTCCGACCCGCGGGTGACCTACTGGGAGCCGGCGAAATTCGTCGCCCGCCTGCGCGCGCTCGCCACCGGCCCCGCGCCGGCGCTGCTCAGGATCGACATGGAAGCCGGCCATGCCGGCGCCGCCGGCCGGTTCGACGCGCTGAAGCAGACCTCGCTGAATTACGCCTTCGCGCTCTGGTCGGTCGGTGCAGCCTGA
- a CDS encoding amidase has translation MTDRESRLPTLDRLARDLEAGRTTAAALVEDCLAAIADPAGDGALTFISVDAAGARAAAAGFDAMRRAGMAPSPWAGIPIAVKDLFDMAGQETRAGSKVLAGCGPAAQDAPAIARLRRMGFVPIGRTNMTEFAYSGIGTNPHYGTPPARWRREERRIPGGSSSGSAVAVAAGMAHAGIGTDTGGSCRIPAVFNDLVGFKPTARRIPREGVVPLSSSLDSVGPLARSVGCCALLDSIMAGTPEAPPAPAELAGLRLAVPRDVALDTLDDEVAAGFDAALRRLSAAGARIETIAMPEFAEVAKLNARGGLTAAESHAWHRPLLARGAEAYDPRVLVRLRRGAELSAADYIDLLAGRADLVARARARLAPHDALLMPTVAILPPRIADLDDDAAFTAANLRVLRNPTLINMIDGCAISLPLNAPGAAPVGLMVCGVAETDRRIFAIAAAIEALGPA, from the coding sequence ATGACCGACAGAGAGTCCCGCCTGCCCACGCTCGACCGTCTTGCCCGCGACCTTGAAGCGGGGCGCACCACCGCCGCAGCACTGGTCGAGGACTGCCTCGCCGCGATCGCCGATCCGGCGGGGGACGGGGCGCTGACCTTCATCTCGGTCGATGCGGCGGGCGCGCGGGCGGCGGCCGCGGGGTTCGACGCGATGCGCCGCGCCGGCATGGCGCCCTCGCCCTGGGCCGGCATCCCGATCGCGGTGAAGGACCTGTTCGACATGGCGGGGCAGGAGACCCGCGCCGGCTCGAAGGTGCTGGCGGGATGCGGGCCGGCGGCGCAGGACGCGCCCGCGATCGCCCGGCTGCGGCGGATGGGCTTCGTGCCGATCGGCCGCACCAACATGACCGAGTTCGCCTATTCCGGCATCGGCACCAACCCGCATTACGGCACGCCGCCGGCGCGCTGGCGGCGCGAGGAGCGGCGGATTCCGGGCGGCTCGTCCTCGGGCTCGGCGGTCGCGGTGGCGGCGGGGATGGCGCATGCCGGCATCGGCACCGACACCGGCGGCTCGTGCCGGATTCCGGCGGTGTTCAACGATCTCGTCGGCTTCAAGCCGACGGCGCGGCGGATTCCGCGCGAGGGCGTGGTGCCGCTTTCGTCCTCGCTCGACTCGGTCGGGCCGCTGGCGCGCTCGGTGGGCTGCTGCGCGCTGCTCGATTCGATCATGGCAGGCACGCCGGAAGCCCCGCCGGCGCCGGCGGAACTGGCCGGGCTGCGGCTCGCGGTGCCGCGCGACGTCGCGCTCGATACGCTGGACGACGAGGTCGCCGCCGGGTTCGACGCGGCGCTGCGCCGCCTGTCCGCGGCGGGGGCGCGGATCGAGACCATCGCCATGCCGGAATTCGCCGAGGTCGCGAAGCTGAACGCGCGCGGCGGGCTGACCGCGGCGGAGAGCCATGCCTGGCATCGCCCGCTGCTGGCGCGCGGTGCCGAGGCGTATGATCCGCGCGTGCTGGTGCGGCTGCGCCGGGGGGCGGAACTTTCGGCGGCGGATTACATCGACCTGCTGGCCGGCCGCGCCGATCTGGTGGCGCGGGCGCGGGCGCGGCTCGCCCCGCATGACGCGCTGCTGATGCCGACCGTCGCCATCCTGCCGCCGCGCATCGCCGATCTCGACGACGACGCGGCCTTCACCGCGGCCAATCTGCGGGTGCTGCGCAACCCGACGCTGATCAACATGATCGATGGCTGCGCGATCTCGCTGCCGCTCAATGCGCCCGGCGCGGCCCCGGTGGGGCTGATGGTCTGCGGCGTGGCGGAGACGGACCGGCGGATCTTCGCCATCGCCGCCGCGATCGAGGCGCTCGGCCCGGCCTGA
- the speB gene encoding agmatinase, which produces MTQFQGADAPTFATFPTFLGLDRRARDAAHVVAGIPLDVGVTNRAGTRSGPAAIRVASRMLAGNHHPHYRVMVDDMDLADAGDFAIALGDLPGSLALIEAQAAQIGHLVALGGEHGITLPLLRALAKARGGPVGLVHFDAHADTWAENFGQVYSHGSVFYHALNEGLVDPRRMIQIGIRSPLLNEAHDWTLAQGVTILSAQDVHEQGVDRVAERIRAVAGTGATYLSFDIDCLDPAFAPGTGTPEIGGLASWQAQALLRRLGGIDFVGMDLVEVAPAYDVSEITALAGATMVWEYLALLASQGR; this is translated from the coding sequence ATGACACAGTTTCAGGGCGCCGACGCGCCGACTTTCGCGACATTTCCCACCTTTCTCGGGCTCGATCGCCGCGCGCGCGACGCGGCCCATGTGGTGGCCGGCATTCCGCTCGATGTCGGCGTGACCAACCGCGCGGGCACGCGGTCCGGCCCGGCGGCGATCCGCGTCGCCTCGCGCATGCTGGCGGGCAACCACCATCCGCACTACCGCGTCATGGTCGATGACATGGACCTTGCCGATGCCGGGGATTTCGCCATCGCCCTCGGCGATCTGCCGGGCAGCCTCGCGCTGATCGAGGCGCAGGCGGCGCAGATCGGCCATCTGGTGGCGCTGGGCGGCGAGCACGGCATCACCCTGCCGTTGCTGCGCGCGCTGGCGAAGGCGCGCGGCGGGCCGGTCGGGCTCGTGCATTTCGATGCCCATGCCGACACCTGGGCCGAGAATTTCGGCCAGGTCTACAGCCATGGCTCGGTGTTCTATCACGCGCTGAACGAGGGGCTGGTCGATCCGCGCCGGATGATCCAGATCGGCATTCGCTCGCCGCTGCTCAACGAGGCGCATGACTGGACGCTGGCGCAGGGGGTGACGATCCTCTCGGCGCAGGACGTGCATGAGCAGGGGGTGGACCGCGTCGCCGAACGGATCCGCGCGGTGGCGGGGACGGGGGCGACCTATCTCAGCTTCGACATCGACTGTCTCGATCCCGCCTTCGCGCCGGGCACCGGCACGCCGGAAATCGGCGGGCTGGCATCGTGGCAGGCGCAGGCGCTGCTGCGCCGGCTCGGCGGGATCGATTTCGTGGGCATGGATCTCGTCGAGGTCGCGCCGGCCTATGACGTGAGCGAGATCACCGCCCTGGCCGGGGCGACGATGGTGTGGGAGTATCTCGCCCTGCTCGCCTCGCAGGGGCGCTGA
- a CDS encoding formate--tetrahydrofolate ligase, giving the protein MASDLDIARASRLRPIGEIAAAAGIPAEALIPYGRYKGKVDGGFIRSLEDRPDGALVLVVGISPTPAGEGKTTTSIGLGDALRAAGAKAMIALREPSLGPCFGQKGGATGGGRAQVAPMEEINLHFTGDFHAITSANNLLAAMLDNHVYWGNELGIDPRRIAFRRAIDMNDRALRQTVLGLGDGANGAAREQKFDITVASEVMAIFCLARDLDDLQRRLARIVVAERRDGSPVTPADLKAVGAMAALLRDALQPNLVQTLEGTPALVHGGPFANIAHGCNSVIATRTALKLADIVVTEAGFGADLGGEKFLDIKCRQAGLAPSCAVVVATIRALKMHAGVAKADLGAENPGAVARGAANLRRHVAAMRAFGLPVIVAINGFVTDTGAEREALRAALDEDGGARICFCTHWADGSAGATDLAQAVIETIAAKSARFAPLYPDDMKLPHKLRTIAQRIYGADDIELSPLAAKRLARFEAQGYDHLPVCVAKTQYSFTADPARRGAPTGFTVPIRDARLSAGAGFVVALAGDVMTMPGLPRIPAAEAIGLDPDGAIHGLF; this is encoded by the coding sequence ATGGCGTCGGATCTGGACATCGCACGCGCTTCACGCCTGCGCCCGATCGGCGAGATTGCCGCCGCCGCCGGCATACCGGCCGAGGCGCTGATCCCCTATGGCCGCTACAAGGGCAAGGTGGATGGCGGCTTCATCCGCTCGCTCGAAGACCGGCCGGACGGCGCGCTGGTGCTCGTCGTCGGCATCAGCCCGACGCCCGCCGGCGAGGGCAAGACGACGACCTCGATCGGCCTCGGCGATGCGCTGCGCGCCGCCGGCGCAAAGGCGATGATCGCCCTGCGCGAGCCCTCGCTCGGCCCGTGCTTCGGCCAGAAGGGCGGGGCCACCGGCGGCGGCCGCGCCCAGGTCGCGCCGATGGAGGAGATCAACCTTCATTTCACCGGCGATTTCCACGCCATCACCAGCGCCAACAACCTGCTCGCCGCGATGCTCGACAACCATGTCTACTGGGGCAACGAGCTTGGCATCGACCCGCGCCGGATCGCCTTCCGCCGCGCCATCGACATGAACGACCGCGCCCTGCGCCAGACGGTTCTCGGCCTGGGCGACGGGGCGAACGGCGCCGCCCGCGAGCAGAAATTCGACATCACCGTCGCCTCCGAGGTGATGGCGATCTTCTGCCTCGCCCGCGATCTCGACGACCTGCAACGCCGCCTCGCCCGCATCGTCGTCGCCGAGCGGCGCGACGGCTCGCCCGTCACCCCGGCCGATCTCAAGGCCGTCGGCGCCATGGCCGCCCTGCTGCGCGACGCGCTGCAACCCAACCTGGTGCAGACGCTGGAAGGCACGCCGGCACTGGTCCATGGCGGGCCCTTCGCCAACATCGCCCATGGCTGCAACTCGGTCATCGCCACCCGCACCGCGCTCAAGCTGGCCGACATCGTGGTGACCGAGGCCGGGTTCGGCGCCGATCTCGGCGGCGAGAAATTCCTCGACATCAAGTGCCGGCAGGCCGGGCTCGCGCCCTCCTGCGCCGTCGTCGTCGCGACGATCCGGGCGCTGAAGATGCATGCCGGGGTGGCCAAGGCCGATCTCGGCGCCGAGAATCCCGGCGCGGTCGCGCGCGGTGCCGCCAATCTGCGCCGCCACGTCGCCGCCATGCGCGCCTTCGGCCTGCCGGTGATCGTCGCGATCAACGGCTTCGTCACCGATACCGGGGCCGAGCGCGAGGCCCTGCGCGCAGCACTCGACGAGGATGGCGGCGCGCGGATCTGCTTCTGCACCCATTGGGCCGATGGCAGCGCCGGCGCCACCGACCTCGCGCAGGCGGTGATCGAGACGATCGCGGCGAAATCCGCCCGCTTCGCCCCGCTCTACCCGGACGACATGAAGCTGCCGCACAAGCTGCGCACCATCGCCCAGCGCATCTACGGCGCCGACGACATCGAGCTCTCGCCGCTGGCGGCCAAACGCCTCGCCCGGTTCGAGGCGCAGGGATACGACCACCTGCCGGTCTGCGTCGCCAAGACGCAGTACAGCTTCACCGCCGATCCGGCCCGCCGCGGCGCGCCCACCGGCTTCACCGTGCCGATCCGCGATGCCCGCCTCTCCGCCGGCGCCGGCTTCGTGGTCGCCCTCGCCGGCGATGTCATGACCATGCCCGGCCTGCCGCGCATCCCCGCCGCCGAGGCGATCGGGCTCGACCCCGATGGCGCGATCCATGGCCTGTTCTGA
- a CDS encoding tetratricopeptide repeat protein: MKGLKIFRTILLAAALFAGAGLSLAPARAASPTPQQIQALIAGGHPDAALADLRGALRAHPQSGVAWYLKAEAEDATGRIAAARASLARAEAYAPGLPFADPGRVAALKAHLAAAPAAPRSGVHVHPAVLVIGGLVVLFLLVRWFGHNRRAMQAPWPGAPGYGPGGMPPNGAPPYGAPGGGMGGGFGGGGLGSSLMTGLAAGAGFAAGERIIDGLAGGSHAGTPMIDPSGGDPGAPPPDRDDGLLGNPGWDSGDAGGGNDFDPDNNW, from the coding sequence ATGAAGGGGTTGAAGATCTTTCGCACCATCCTGCTGGCGGCGGCCCTGTTCGCGGGGGCCGGGCTGTCCCTCGCCCCGGCGCGGGCGGCATCGCCGACGCCGCAGCAGATCCAGGCGCTGATCGCCGGCGGCCATCCCGACGCCGCACTGGCCGATCTGCGCGGCGCGCTGCGCGCCCATCCGCAGAGCGGCGTCGCCTGGTACCTGAAGGCCGAGGCGGAGGACGCGACCGGCCGCATCGCCGCCGCGCGCGCCTCGCTCGCGCGCGCCGAAGCCTATGCGCCCGGCCTGCCCTTCGCCGATCCGGGCCGCGTCGCCGCGCTGAAGGCGCATCTCGCCGCCGCCCCGGCCGCGCCGCGCAGCGGCGTGCACGTCCATCCCGCGGTGCTGGTGATCGGCGGGCTCGTGGTGCTGTTCCTGCTGGTGCGCTGGTTCGGCCATAACCGCCGCGCGATGCAGGCACCCTGGCCCGGCGCGCCCGGCTACGGCCCCGGCGGCATGCCACCGAACGGTGCCCCGCCCTATGGCGCTCCCGGTGGCGGGATGGGCGGCGGCTTCGGCGGCGGCGGGCTCGGCAGCTCGCTGATGACCGGTCTCGCCGCCGGCGCCGGCTTCGCCGCCGGCGAGCGTATCATCGACGGACTGGCCGGCGGCAGCCACGCGGGCACGCCGATGATCGATCCCTCCGGCGGCGACCCCGGTGCCCCGCCGCCCGACCGCGATGACGGCCTGCTCGGCAATCCCGGCTGGGACAGCGGCGATGCCGGCGGCGGCAACGATTTCGATCCCGACAACAACTGGTAG